A region of the Corynebacterium falsenii genome:
GCAGGCCGTAGAAGCTGAAGCGCTCCCACATCTCCACACCGGAGAGGTTGGCTAGGCCCCAGGGGTGGCCGAAGAAGGTCTGCTCATTGTGAGTGGCGGATGCGCTGGCTGCGTGGGCGGTTGCGCTAGGGGTTGTGTCGGCGGTTGCGCCGGAGTTTGGGCCGGCGGTTGTGTCCGAGTCGGATGTGGAGGGCCCGTTAGGTGCGGGGGAATCCTCCGGATGTGATTGAGAGGTCATTGGCTAATTCCATCACATCCATTGGGCATTGGTGAAGCCAGTCACCCGTTTTTGTCGATATTGGTGAGAAATACGAGCGTTGTGGGCGCTGTGGGCGCTTCGCTGCCGAGCTGGGAAAACTCTGAGAGGTAGGTTAGACGGGATGCTTCCGAAGAAAACTCCCGATTCCCGCACCGCTGCGCCCGTGACGAAGGACGGCCAGAAGGACGGCCAGAAGGTCGCCGAGCCGCACATCGTCCCGATCAACGGTGCCGCGAGCGTGCGTGCCATGCCGATTGCGGAGTACTACGACACCGTCACCCGCCCACACCGCTTCGTGCCCGCTCGCGCGTGGCGACTGATTGGTCGGCGCCTCTACGTGGAGGTTTTCTACCGCGGGTTAATGGATCGCGGGGCTATTTTGAGTTTCTACACCCTGCTGACCGCCATCCCTACCCTGCTGGCTTTCTATTCGATTGCGTCGCTGGTGCTGGCGCAGAATCGGGACAAGGTCCGCGGCATTACTGAGGATTTCATTAACCAGAACATCCCGGGAATGTATGCCGAGGAGGCCCGGAAGATCATTGATTCAATCCTAGGGTCCACGCAGCAATCAGTGATCACGCTGGTCATCTCGGTGGCTATTGCCCTGTTTTCTTCCTCGGCGTATGTCCGGGCGTTCTCCCGCAGTGCGAATGCGTTGTATGGGCGCCAAGAGGGCCGGAGTCTCATCCGCACATGGTTGGTGATGTGGGGTTTGACCATCGCGCTGGTGGTGGGATTGGTGATTATTGCTGCGGCATTCTTCCTGCAGGCTGATTTTCTCACGCCGGTCCTCAACGCTATTTCTCAGCCGCTGCATTGGGAAGGCTTCACGTCGTTTGTATTGGATAGTCTGCTGCCGGTGTGGGCTTATCTTCGCTGGCCGGTGATTTTCGGTTTGTCGATTGTATTGATCGCGGTTCTGTTCACGATTGCCCCGAATGTGAAGTATGGGCGGATGCGCTGGCTGACAACGGGTTCGGCCTTCGCGCTCGTGGGTATCACCATCGTGGGTCTGGTGGTGCGCACGTATGTGAACAATTTCCTTCACATCGGCATGTACGGGGCGCTCGGCGGCCTCATTGGTGGGTTTTTCGGCCTAGTCATTTCCAATACAATTTTGCTTTTCGGTCTTAAACTCGACGCCGAAATGACCCGCTCCCGGGAGCTCGCCGCCGGACTGGCATCGGAAGATATCATCCAGGTTCCACCGCGGTCGTCCGTGGGCGCGGACGTCAATAATGAGATTGACGATCAGCTCCGGGAGAAGGCGCGGGCGTTCCGTCGTGGCTATTCGGCGGAGCCCGCGGGGGAATCGGGGGATTCGGAGGATTCTTCGGAATCTTTGGGTCCGAGCTCGGATACGAGCACGTCCTGAACCACCTTCATGGCCGATAGCGCTGCCGGAGCTCCGCAGTAGCCGGAGGTGTGGATGACGGCTTCGGTGATTTCCTCGCGGGTCAGGCCGTTGGCGAGGCCGCCCTTGACGTGTCCGCGTAGTTCCTCGGTGGCACGCAGGGCTACGAGCATGCCGATGTTAAGCGGCTCTTCACGTTTCGGAGTGCGTAGTTGACCGCGGGGTGGGGTTCGGGGTGGCACAACATATAGGGGTCCTGGCCGGTACAAGATGAGAGTTACGACGCTTCCATCCAACCGAACCAGGACCCTACTGTGCAGCCTACTACTGGCAACCTCGTCGCCGACACCATCTGCCGCACCGCCGAGATCGGCCTGACGATCACCGGTGCCGCCGACGCCGGAAACATCACCATCATCGACGCCACACCCGTGTCCGCGAGCAACACCTGCCCTGACTGCGCACAATCCGGGAAGCTTCGCGACCACGTCCTTCGCCGTCTCGTCGATCTGCCGGTGGTCGGGTTCCCGACCCGTCTGCACGTCCGCGTGCCCCGCTTCACCTGTACGAATGCCTCCTGTGGCAGGAAGATCTTCCAGGCCACACTGAGCTGCGCCGATGACGGAGCGAAACTCACCCACCGGGTGACCCGCTGGATCCTCCAGCGCCTCGCGGTCGACCGGATGAGCGTGTCTGCCACCGCCAAGGCACTCGGCGTGGGTTGGGAGCTGGTCAATCAGGTCGCCCTCGAGGCCTGCCGCAAGCTTGTCTACGACGACTCTCCGCATCTGGACGGGGTGCGCATCCTCGGGGTGGATGAGCACGTATGGAAACACACCCGAAAG
Encoded here:
- a CDS encoding YihY/virulence factor BrkB family protein; translated protein: MLPKKTPDSRTAAPVTKDGQKDGQKVAEPHIVPINGAASVRAMPIAEYYDTVTRPHRFVPARAWRLIGRRLYVEVFYRGLMDRGAILSFYTLLTAIPTLLAFYSIASLVLAQNRDKVRGITEDFINQNIPGMYAEEARKIIDSILGSTQQSVITLVISVAIALFSSSAYVRAFSRSANALYGRQEGRSLIRTWLVMWGLTIALVVGLVIIAAAFFLQADFLTPVLNAISQPLHWEGFTSFVLDSLLPVWAYLRWPVIFGLSIVLIAVLFTIAPNVKYGRMRWLTTGSAFALVGITIVGLVVRTYVNNFLHIGMYGALGGLIGGFFGLVISNTILLFGLKLDAEMTRSRELAAGLASEDIIQVPPRSSVGADVNNEIDDQLREKARAFRRGYSAEPAGESGDSEDSSESLGPSSDTSTS